Proteins from a genomic interval of Arvicola amphibius chromosome 17, mArvAmp1.2, whole genome shotgun sequence:
- the LOC119803555 gene encoding olfactory receptor 6C6, whose product MKNQSMDLDFILLGLTDDPQLQIVVFLFLFLNYMMSLVGNLIIVLLSLLDPCLKTPMYFFLRNFSFLEIMFTTVCIPRFLTTIVTGDNTISYNNCAAQLFFILLLGVTEFYLLAAMSYDRYVAICRPLHYPIIMNSRVCHLLVISSWVTGFLIIFPPLAMGLKLDFCDSRIIDHFMCETSPIRQISCTDTYVLEVMSLALAVVTLAVTLVLVSLSYTCIIKTIINFPSAQQRTKAFSTCTSHMIVVSITYGSCIFMYIKPSARERVTVSKGVALLYTSIAPLLNPFIYTLRNQQVKEVFWDILQRLCFSKHSLKL is encoded by the coding sequence ATGAAGAATCAATCAATGGACCTTGACTTCATTCTTTTAGGATTGACAGATGACCCACAATTGCAAATTgtggtttttctgtttctctttcttaattATATGATGAGTCTGGTTGGAAATTTAATCATTGTGCTCCTTAGCCTGCTGGACCCTTGCCTCAAGACTCCAATGTATTTCTTTCTCCgcaatttttcctttttggaaatCATGTTTACAACAGTGTGCATTCCCAGATTCTTGACAACTATTGTGACTGGAGACAATACTATTTCTTACAATAATTGTGCAGCACaactgttttttattcttttgctggGAGTCACAGAATTTTATCTCCTGGCTGCCAtgtcctatgaccgctatgttgcCATCTGCAGACCACTGCATTACCCCATCATCATGAACAGCCGAGTGTGTCACTTGTTGGTCATCAGCTCCTGGGTGACTGGGTTTTTGATCATCTTTCCCCCATTGGCCATGGGTCTGAAGCTGGATTTCTGTGATTCCAGAATAATTGATCATTTTATGTGTGAAACGTCTCCTATCCGACAGATCTCCTGCACAGACACTTACGTCCTAGAAGTGATGTCCCTTGCCTTAGCCGTGGTGACCCTTGCAGTCACACTGGTGCTAGTGAGTCTCTCTTACACTTGCATTATTAAAACTATTATAAATTTCCCGTCTGCACAGCAAAGAACCAAAGCCTTTTCCACCTGCACATCCCACATGATTGTTGTCTCCATAACGTACGGCAGTTGCATCTTCATGTATATTAAACCATCTGCAAGGGAGAGAGTGACTGTGTCCAAAGGTGTAGCATTGCTGTATACGTCAATCGCTCCTCTCCTGAATCCCTTCATTTATACACTAAGAAACCAGCAGGTGAAAGAAGTCTTCTGGGATATATTACAAAGACTGTGTTTTTCAAAACACAGTTTAAAATTGTAA